The window AAATTAGTTTTGTGGATGGAGAGAAAAATAGTGAGAAAAACAGTAGCAATTTTAAACTCTCTGCCGTGGGTATATTTTTAGgctgaaaaagaagaaaaaccttGCTGACTGGAGATTCTTTTTTCTGGGCCATTGTGTATGTGTGTTTTTTCTCCATTGAAGAGTTTGGACTCTTTTTATAAGAGTAATTCATGAGTCTTATTTGAGAGAAAAGTGTGAGAAATTATACTTGATTGTTGTAAATTCTTGGGTACCTACATTAGTGGTAGAGAATTGCATGTAGCCCACACTAGATGAACCAGTATAACTCGGTGTCATCTCTCTTCTCTTAACTTGGTTTGGTATTATTCTTTTTGCTTAGAAGCTTAGATTAGTTTATCCATTCTTATAAGCTTGTGAAATTCAAATTGTTTATTCCGCtttatttagattttgaatATGCTATGGGATTTCTAGATAATATATATTGCTGAAATGAGTCTCTTAATTTGGATTGATGTAGTATTATTCCTACCAACTTTTGCATTAGTTTTAAAAGAGATGTATGAGCGATAGGGTTTTGTATTTAGAGAATGCAGTAAACTTGACATATTATGCGGGCAACGATCAGGCAGCAAAAGGATATGGAACGAGGCTGCAAAGCAGGTTTGGTCAAGCTGATTTGACAGTCTTCACCCTAAATACAGCTCCTTCCATATATGATAACAAGCTTTATAATTATGATGAAGTTATAGACATTGATAAATGATGGATTCTGATCATGGATGAACTGTGAAGAAAGATCTCCCTTGGAATGATTCCAAACATGGACATCGGTGCCTAAACTTGTAGCCTCCAAATGGTTTTTTAATACATAAGTAAAGTATTCTAAGGGTTCAAAAACCAGTAAGGTTGCTGTCAAAGGGCCTTGCACCAATAGGCAATAGCTAAACGAACCTTGCAAGATTGTTATTGTAGATAGTCATGTTGTGGTGTTTAGAGGGCTAGAAATGGATTCTTATGATGTTTGGTCCCTTGTTAAATATCATGTTCCATTTTGGGATTTGATTTTGAAGACTTTTTGTATTTAGTTTTATAGGAACGATTTTGTATAGTTGGAGTCTCTTCCTTTAGGGGTGGGGTTTTCTTTGTATGTccctttttcctttcatttatgcttaatgaaagttgtttcgttaaaaaaaaagaagagaaaagatgGATTAGGCATGGTTGGTTTTTGATCTTGGCAAACTTGATGTAACGACAGCAGTCTTGCATAACCATTTATAGGAATAACCTGAGAGTTACCAACAAAAGGGCAAAAGGTTTATATTTGTTTGCTTTAGAGTCCTTGTATAATCTGAAGCCATCCCAAGGTGTTGATAGCCAGGCTCAATTtgataatcatttagattttggtttttgggtttaaaaattaagcttataaatgTTACTTTGACTTGTAagcttcattattttattttccacTTTTTACCATGTCTTTAAAGCCATGTCTATTTCTTAAAACTAATGGAAGTAGTTTTGGCAAACTTTGTTTTTTGTCTTTGGAATTTcactaaaaattcaaattgtttcttAAAACAAGGTAAAAATCATAGTAATGAATTGGGGAGAAAACAagcataaattttaaaaacaaagttATTATCAATTAGAGTCTTGGAGATGAGATTTTAGGAACCTGTGGCATTTAACATAGAAAGGAGCAAACAACTCGGAAGTTACTTCACCCTTCCATACTTCCTAATTCGTTGGTATAAATGCAAATACATTTTAGTGTTtagtctttctttctttatgttGAAATGAACTGAAACTACATTCCTTATAGCTCAACTTTTTTGCTCTCTACAGCTAATTTTCCTTTGTTTTGGTGCCAGGTTTATACCAATGGAACAACAAAAAGAGAAACCATCAACTGCTGCAAACCCACCCATTCCTTCTTGtcgaaagaagaaaaatgaagaagctACATTTCTGGAGGATTTGAAGGATCACATCGACGAATTCATTCATGCATCAATGGACGAACACAAATCATGCTTCAAAAAGACTATCAACAAGGTTTACTTCTATATTCTTCTCTGAGCATCTAAAAAGAAATAAGTCATGTTCCTGAGATATGTGGTGGATATATTTGTTCACAAAATTCAAAAAAACTTTTGGTTGGTTACAGATGTTCCGTATGTCAAAAGTTGTGGCAGATAGGAATTCAGAGACAAATGGAGTTGAAAGTTCTCTGCCTCTTCGAACGACAGTATCAGAATAAattctcttttcttcctttgttcAAGTATAGTTTGTCTTCATCTTCAACCAACACCATGAAGTCTCATGATTCTTGTTTTTGATTTATTTCTACTGCTTATAGTCCATGTGAATCGTTACTGTTGTTTGTGTTTCCCTTGATGAGCTATAAATAGTTGTTATATTTTGCAAAAGAATACTGTGTTTGGATTTTTCTTGTTCGTTTGTTTACCTCTTGATAAATGAGAGTTTGTTTAATATTAAGGGCTTAACGTGTTTGTTTCTTAATTTTAGCTTTTGTCATAAACATGTTTTGAAACTGTTCAAAACTATAAATAAGTATTTGGTCCCTGATTTTGATCTGGTTTCAATgttttattgttgttattattgttgttattttgACCATACAAAGTGGGAGAATCAAACTTATTTCAGGTTCTCGCTAGTACAATCCTTTTTGGAAAATGCACTTTTTTTCTCCTCATTTCTCCGtactttcttttaaaatatttgggAAAACTGGTTTAAAAAGCCATTATGAGTCTATTTTGCAttaagaaatattaaaaataatccAATTAGAAAGTTGGTGATCAAGTTGCCATTGACCAGTTCAAACACGAAAATTTTTAACGAGTGTTTTGCCATAATGAGGTTCTGGTATTTTGAATAAGTGCGTGCTATTGTATTGAATTATATATACTTTCTCATCCATAGTGTATCCTTAGTGTCATTTGCTTGAAATTATAAATTGCAAGGGGATAATGATTTACCATAAGTTCACAAATTATGAAAAGGATTAAACTTTCATATATAGGGGGAAATTAGTGGATGGAAGAAACATAAATCAAATTGATTCTTCTACATTGATTAGCTTTTTAGTTGGGCAAATACACTttcaagaggaagaaaaaaaaaaacacataaatTGCAAATTTGGCTACATCAATTCCTTTTTTGTTATCTTAGGGGCAAAAACAGCAACCACCTATCCACTTTTTCATTCTTCTTAATCCCATCCATTTGCCTTCAATTTTAACCAATTTAATGGAGTTTCATGTTTCTCATCCTGCAAAAATGAAATGAGTTAGGCCCATGATTGCAATTTTCAAaaccttaatttaattttcatattcAACCATAACTATTTTGATCTCTAACATTGCTTCAATCTCAATTATTTGACAAATGATGACATGACTTCAAATATGCAGTGATATTTCCATATGCTAAATAGATAAAGAATGAGTAGCATTTGACAATAAAATAATTGTAATAACTAaaatagatatattttttaaattcaaagaCCAAAGTAGAtattttttatatcttttaaaaattaCTTGGAGGGCTAATAGTACAAGAAGGACAAGCAAACACGACAAAAAGATCATTATTCTTATTTATACATAAATATAATCAAAGGGATGTACGTCATAAAAAAAAGGACCTTAGTGATTTAAATCAAGACAatgactttttcttttctttttcttttagtttatgAAATGAAAACAATAAACAGTGAacgaaaactaaaaaaaattagaaataaaatcGTATCAAATAAGATctcaattatttaaattaagatcatatttcttttcttttaatttgctaTAGATTAGACTCCTCAGTTACTCATATGGATTTTCATTATAAGTTCTTGGCtataccttttttctttttatatataaattttcttcatttttcattttttttttaacttctaaAAATTTTTTTGGGAGAAAATATTTCTTAATTTGAAAGTTTGGGtgaattatttttttgttttgattaaagaataaaaagctcccaaaaatggaaagaaaaaagaagatgtGTATTGTTTTTGTGGAGTAATGGGGATTGTTAGAATTCAATCCGACAAGTTGGATATTTGTCAGGAAAACAAAATAtcaacattaaaaaaataattaagttatAAGATTAGATAACGCCAATAATTAATACATAAATTATGAGggttaattataatattaagaATGCAATTATTggtattaattaattaatcagcCCTATTTGTAGGAGCAAGGCACGTGACCGGCACGAGGCTGGGTTTCTCGTAAACTGTtgacttttttttccttttatttttatataaaaagaaaacattgcATTTACCAATTGAGGTATGATTGGATTGCAtgcttttctctttttctgGAACCCATTATCCTCGAAAAAAAACCAACTTTCAAATAcccttttctttaattaaaatattataaatagagTAAAGGTCCGATCTTTGTGTAGCTCAATCCATTGTTACAAGATAACaatttttcgtttttcttttttttttttttttttgctacgtGATTGAAGGAGATAGGCAGGAAAACTCGATGCAACTtgtattgttttttaattttgaaataaaaactctaatcaatttgattctttttaattgggtttgtttatattatagtttggttaagaaataaaaaagaaaaacttgaaaATACATAGGAAAGTCACATGAGAGAGGGGAAGGACATGGAGGTGATAAAAAAGATGTATAGCTTTTTGTAAGGCATTAAAAGGAAGCTCTAAGGAATttcaagaagaaaagagaaaaagaaacatTGTGGAGATGAGAAGAtcaaaaagataaaaacatTGCAGAGATACATATGAAGAGAGAATCTCGAAAGCGAACCAAAATAAAAGTGAGTTGAAAGCGACTTAGAGGTTGGACTTTTTTTGTCGTAAAAAAGCTTTAAAAATGTAGTTTAGTAGTTGAGAAATATGTAATATTTCGAAAGGTTAAAacttagaaaaagaaaaaatgaaggCCGAGAGGTACCTTTGTTCTTGGTCTTTGATGTTAGCATTATTGGAGGTTCTAGGggcggaggaggaggaggaggaggaggaggaggaggaggaggaggtgtATTTAGGGAAAGGAACGCGGCCAGATTCAATGTGTTTGACATCTTCGACGAGACGGTCGAAATGCCGCTTGACTTCGTCAGGGGTCTTGCCACCGCCGACGGCGTTGGCGACATTGAGCCAGCGATCAGGGGTGTCTTTGTCAAAGACAGCCAAAGCCCTTTCGAAGGCTTTGTTTTGGTTAGGAGTCCAAGAAGAGGAGGCAGAGTCGTGAGAGGAAGAGGAAATGGAAGCCATTGTTGAGGGGCAAAAACTggtaattaaaattaatttaaaggGGTGAAGAAGAAAGAGTATGGAGAAGGGGAAGGGATTTTATAAGTGGGGGCAGAGAGAGGGAAAATCTTCGGAAAAAGGGAGAGTGAGAAattattttgaatgatttgtTTACTTAAGAACCACAGGatggaagtgggagagaagACAAAAAGATGCACAGCCAGCAAATTTTGCCAAATACTTACCAAAATCTAAcatctctctctttctccaTCATACTACTCTTCTACTCTTCTAGATTTTTAGAATTGTATCAATTTACGTCCTCAATCTCTTAAGTCTTGTTTTGTATTAAGGTTGTGTTTTAAAATTGGTGTAATTGGAAT is drawn from Cucumis melo cultivar AY chromosome 11, USDA_Cmelo_AY_1.0, whole genome shotgun sequence and contains these coding sequences:
- the LOC103499674 gene encoding uncharacterized protein LOC103499674; this encodes MEQQKEKPSTAANPPIPSCRKKKNEEATFLEDLKDHIDEFIHASMDEHKSCFKKTINKMFRMSKVVADRNSETNGVESSLPLRTTVSE
- the LOC103499673 gene encoding protein RADIALIS-like 2, with product MASISSSSHDSASSSWTPNQNKAFERALAVFDKDTPDRWLNVANAVGGGKTPDEVKRHFDRLVEDVKHIESGRVPFPKYTSSSSSSSSSSSSSAPRTSNNANIKDQEQRMRNMKLH